The Burkholderiales bacterium nucleotide sequence CGGCCGCTTCGCTTCGCTGATCTGGCTGGCCAACTAGGACGTCGCTGTCTTTCCCGCGGAAGCGGAATCCAGAAGGCCTCGTAACCAGGATACCCGCGAGCTCTGGATTCCCGCTTCCGCGGGAACGGCAATTTAATCAGAGATTCCCTTTACCGAACGTTGATCGCCGCGGCATGCCGTATGCATATCCGCGTATAATCCGGCTTTTTCCGCAAAGCGCTTCATGCCCGCACTGTACTGGATAGTCGCCGCCACGCTCATCGGCGGGTTGTTGAGCGTTGCGGCGGCGGCGGCTTTCGCGTTTCGGGCGAGCCCGGCGCGCGTCGCGATGCTCGTCAGCTTTGCGGTTGGCGCGCTGCTCGGCGTGGCGTTCCTGGAAATCCTGCCGCATGCGTTCGAGCTTTCCGGTGATATCGAAAGAACCGCGACGACGGTGCTGGCCGGCATCCTGCTATTTTTTGTGCTCGAAAAGCTCGTGCTATGGCGGCATTGTCATCACGAGCAATGCGAGGCGCATGACAGTGCGGCTGTCGAAACCGGCGATCGCGGCCGCAGCGGTTTGCTGATTATCATCGGCGATACGTTTCACAATTTCGTCGACGGCATCATCATCGCGGCCGCGTTTCTCGCCGACATCCAGCTCGGCATAGTGACTTCCCTCGCCATCATCGCGCACGAGATCCCGCAGGAAACCGGCGATTTTTTTATCCTGCTGCACTCGGGCTATTCGCGCTCGCGGGCGCTGCTGTTCAATATGCTGTCGAGCATGGCCATGCTTGTCGGCGCGGTGATCGCTTATTTCGCGCTGCAGACGATGCAGCAATGGGTGCCGGCACTGCTGGCGCTGGCCGGAGCGAGCATGATCTACATTGCTGTCGCGGATTTGATTCCGGGGCTGCACAAGCGTCCGCGGATCGCCGATACCATCCAGCAGGCCGCACTGATCGCGCTCGGCATTGCCGTCATCGCGCTGGTCCGGCAATTCGACTGAGGCCGATTTCGACTCGCCTCACTTTCCCGCGCGCCGGCGCCGCCGCTCGGGCGTGCCGACCAGCCATAGCAATAGCGCGAGCGGCAAAAGTCCGTAGCATAAAAACGTCATCGCAGCAGCGACCAGATTCGCTTCAGTCGCCGCCATCAACACGGCGACATACAGCCAGGCAATGGCGACTATATACATCTTGAAAGGGGCGAAGAGTGACTCGCTTCGCGCAGCAGCGCGACCGGCGTATTATAGGGACTCCGCGGCTTGCCGAAAAATCGCTGCGGCTACCCGCAGTCGCCGCCCATGTCCGCAGAAAAGAAGCTCGCCTGGTTCGAAGCATTCAGCGCCGTCAACCAGCAGTTCATCGACCATACCGTCCGGCGCGTCCGCGCTGCCGGCGTGGACCGAATACCGGAAATCCTGCGCGAGCTGACAGCGGCGTACTCGCGCAAGCCGGAGCGTTGGGCCGAAATTCAGCATCGCTATCAACGGTCGCAATGGCAGTTATGGTCAGACTTCTCCCGCGCCTCTGTTGATGGAAAACCGTCCGCGATCGTTGCACCGCAAGTGGACGACAAGCGATTTCGGGATCCGGCGTGGAATGCGTTGCCGTTTTTCGATTATATGAAGCAGTCATATTTACTGACCGCGAACGGACTCCATGATTTGATAGAATCGGCCGAACTCGATCCGGTCCGAAAAAATCAGCTGGCCTTCCACGCCCAGC carries:
- a CDS encoding ZIP family metal transporter, whose translation is MPALYWIVAATLIGGLLSVAAAAAFAFRASPARVAMLVSFAVGALLGVAFLEILPHAFELSGDIERTATTVLAGILLFFVLEKLVLWRHCHHEQCEAHDSAAVETGDRGRSGLLIIIGDTFHNFVDGIIIAAAFLADIQLGIVTSLAIIAHEIPQETGDFFILLHSGYSRSRALLFNMLSSMAMLVGAVIAYFALQTMQQWVPALLALAGASMIYIAVADLIPGLHKRPRIADTIQQAALIALGIAVIALVRQFD